The Sinomonas sp. P10A9 genome includes a window with the following:
- a CDS encoding DUF4383 domain-containing protein, producing MSTSVLSHRRTAVQLAASAVGVVFLLVGVLGFIPGITTGSGIGFAGHASDAYLLGLFQVSVLHNVVHLLFGIAGLALGASAGGAKQFLVWGGAIYLVLFVYGLVFGGASAGNFVPLNAADNVLHVLLGVGMLGLGLILGRTTATSRAARPAHH from the coding sequence ATGTCCACCTCAGTCCTTTCGCACCGCCGCACCGCCGTCCAGCTCGCCGCGAGCGCGGTGGGTGTCGTGTTCCTGCTCGTCGGCGTCCTCGGATTCATTCCCGGGATCACTACGGGCTCCGGCATCGGATTCGCCGGGCACGCCTCGGACGCGTACCTCTTGGGTCTCTTCCAGGTTTCAGTGCTGCACAACGTGGTCCATTTGCTGTTCGGCATCGCCGGTCTCGCACTCGGCGCCTCGGCCGGCGGGGCGAAGCAGTTCCTCGTCTGGGGCGGCGCGATCTACCTGGTCCTGTTCGTCTACGGACTCGTGTTCGGTGGTGCCTCCGCGGGCAACTTCGTCCCGCTCAACGCCGCCGACAACGTCCTCCACGTACTCCTCGGCGTCGGCATGCTGGGCCTTGGGCTCATCCTCGGGCGCACGACGGCGACCTCCCGCGCCGCGCGTCCGGCCCACCACTGA
- a CDS encoding anti-sigma factor domain-containing protein translates to MDDQLHLLTGAYALNALDDEERRRFERTLTFGDPVAEEARELAETAALLAADASPVAPPPDLKARLMAQIAVTPQLEIADAGSRPSDARSRPGDAGSRPGDAGSPLKENEPQPEATVADLGARRRRALGGGAVFTAPARWLAAAAAVLLVAAGAAGVWGLRAQQQRDDAVRQLAAAADAPGSVMNRILSAPDATIQEASVPGGGTVVIAHSHRESVAGVVTIGMPVPAAGHVYELWLGDASGTMKPAGLVAGEGTTWNELAGGIGSATVLGVTVEPAGGSARPTTTPILVQQFS, encoded by the coding sequence ATGGATGATCAGCTGCACCTGCTGACCGGTGCCTACGCCCTCAACGCGCTCGACGACGAGGAGCGGCGCCGCTTCGAGCGCACCCTCACGTTCGGCGACCCCGTTGCCGAGGAGGCCCGCGAGCTGGCCGAGACGGCTGCGCTCCTCGCTGCTGACGCGTCTCCGGTAGCCCCGCCTCCGGACCTTAAGGCCCGGCTCATGGCCCAGATCGCCGTGACCCCCCAGCTCGAGATCGCCGATGCGGGGTCACGTCCCAGCGATGCGCGGTCACGTCCCGGGGATGCGGGGTCACGTCCCGGGGATGCGGGGTCACCTCTCAAGGAAAACGAGCCCCAACCCGAAGCGACGGTTGCAGACCTCGGCGCGCGCCGCCGTCGTGCGCTAGGCGGCGGTGCCGTGTTCACGGCCCCCGCCAGGTGGCTCGCGGCGGCCGCTGCGGTGCTTCTGGTTGCCGCGGGCGCGGCCGGCGTGTGGGGCCTCCGGGCCCAGCAGCAGCGCGACGACGCTGTGCGGCAGCTCGCAGCCGCCGCAGATGCGCCAGGCAGCGTCATGAACCGGATCCTCAGCGCGCCCGATGCGACGATCCAGGAGGCCAGCGTTCCAGGAGGCGGAACGGTGGTGATCGCGCATTCGCACCGGGAATCGGTGGCCGGGGTGGTGACCATCGGCATGCCGGTTCCGGCGGCTGGTCACGTCTACGAGCTGTGGCTCGGCGACGCGTCCGGGACCATGAAGCCCGCGGGCCTCGTGGCCGGAGAGGGCACCACCTGGAACGAGCTTGCGGGTGGGATCGGCTCCGCGACGGTCCTCGGCGTGACAGTCGAGCCGGCGGGGGGATCGGCGCGGCCGACTACCACGCCGATCCTCGTCCAACAGTTCTCCTGA
- a CDS encoding fasciclin domain-containing protein — translation MKIIQRTSAVVGLAALSALGLAACGGSTSAASGPSSSAPSSSSAKAASPSAMSTKDPAANLVGAGCADYAKAVPTGPGSVQGMSTDPVAVAASNNPLLKTLVSAVSGKLNPKVNLVDTLNSSQFTVFAPVDSAFAKIDPATIESLKTDDKTLSTILTYHVVPGQIEPASIAGTHKTVEGQDVTVTGSGNSLKVNGANVICGGVQTANATVYLVDTVLMPPAK, via the coding sequence ATGAAGATCATCCAGCGCACGTCGGCCGTCGTGGGCCTCGCGGCCCTGAGCGCCCTCGGCCTCGCCGCGTGTGGCGGGTCGACGTCGGCGGCGAGCGGCCCGTCGTCGTCCGCGCCCTCCAGCAGCTCGGCGAAGGCCGCGAGCCCGTCGGCGATGTCCACGAAGGACCCGGCAGCGAACCTCGTCGGCGCTGGCTGCGCCGACTACGCCAAGGCCGTCCCGACCGGACCCGGCTCGGTTCAGGGGATGAGCACGGATCCCGTGGCGGTCGCGGCGTCCAACAACCCGCTCCTCAAGACGCTCGTCTCGGCGGTCTCCGGCAAGCTCAACCCGAAGGTCAACCTCGTGGACACGCTCAACTCGAGCCAGTTCACGGTGTTTGCCCCGGTGGACAGCGCCTTCGCGAAGATCGATCCGGCGACCATCGAGTCCCTCAAGACCGATGACAAGACGCTGTCCACGATTCTCACGTACCACGTGGTTCCGGGCCAGATCGAGCCTGCCTCGATTGCCGGGACGCACAAGACGGTCGAGGGCCAGGACGTCACCGTCACCGGCTCCGGCAACAGCCTCAAGGTCAACGGCGCCAACGTGATCTGCGGCGGTGTCCAGACGGCGAACGCGACCGTCTACCTCGTGGACACGGTGCTGATGCCCCCGGCCAAGTAG
- a CDS encoding glycosyltransferase encodes MLRLVVPEGLGYTSGGTVYNTHVADALRGLGVTVEVVGVPGAWPVGTAADRRRLRVALDLPDAAVLDVADAPVLDVVDDADRRTHEGGAARNSAMAPASGPASPAARRAVLVDALLVLGAPEELHAAAQAAASSGAALGILVHMSLADAPGLSAEEAARSAALECEALAAAHTVLVPSDFAARRLAERYGTSARVARPGVVRVPAAPGSLAEGRAPHLLCLAALLPGKGQLRLVRALGELREMPWTLTLAGHDAADPAYAHAVAVEAARLGIADRVLIPGELRGPALETEWSRTDLTVLASVSETFGLAVAESIARGVPAMVGAGTGAAEALSLSLSGGLGPAGAVVGNPGPGTDPLTAELGRWLADLTVRARWRAAARAARPLLPGWESTALGVARALGVGAPRP; translated from the coding sequence GTGCTCCGACTCGTGGTCCCGGAGGGACTCGGGTACACGTCGGGCGGCACGGTCTACAACACGCACGTCGCGGACGCCCTCCGGGGCCTCGGGGTGACGGTCGAGGTTGTAGGCGTCCCGGGGGCGTGGCCCGTCGGCACCGCCGCCGACCGCCGCCGGCTCCGCGTCGCGCTCGACCTACCGGATGCGGCGGTGCTCGACGTGGCGGACGCCCCGGTGCTCGACGTCGTGGACGACGCCGACCGGCGCACCCATGAAGGCGGGGCCGCCCGCAACAGCGCGATGGCCCCCGCGTCCGGGCCGGCCTCGCCTGCAGCCCGGCGGGCCGTGCTCGTCGATGCGCTCCTCGTGCTCGGGGCCCCCGAGGAGCTGCACGCGGCGGCCCAGGCTGCCGCGAGTAGCGGGGCCGCGCTCGGGATCCTGGTCCACATGTCCCTCGCCGACGCGCCCGGCCTGTCCGCAGAGGAGGCCGCACGGTCGGCGGCACTCGAGTGTGAAGCCCTGGCCGCGGCGCACACCGTCCTGGTCCCCAGCGACTTCGCTGCACGGCGGCTCGCCGAGCGTTACGGCACGTCAGCGCGGGTGGCGAGGCCCGGCGTCGTGCGGGTGCCAGCCGCCCCGGGGAGCCTTGCCGAAGGCCGAGCGCCGCACCTGCTGTGCCTCGCGGCGCTCCTGCCCGGGAAGGGGCAGCTGCGGTTGGTGCGCGCGCTCGGCGAGCTGCGGGAGATGCCGTGGACGTTGACTCTCGCGGGTCACGACGCCGCGGACCCGGCCTACGCGCACGCCGTCGCCGTGGAGGCTGCACGGCTCGGGATCGCGGACCGCGTCCTGATCCCGGGCGAGCTGCGCGGGCCCGCGCTCGAGACCGAGTGGTCGCGGACGGACCTCACGGTGCTCGCCTCTGTCTCGGAGACATTTGGGCTCGCCGTCGCGGAATCGATCGCGCGGGGGGTCCCGGCAATGGTGGGCGCAGGAACAGGCGCGGCCGAGGCGCTCAGCCTCTCGCTCTCGGGCGGCCTCGGACCGGCCGGAGCGGTCGTGGGGAATCCCGGGCCAGGAACCGATCCCCTCACCGCCGAGCTCGGGCGATGGCTCGCGGATCTTACCGTGCGTGCCAGATGGCGGGCCGCGGCCCGCGCGGCGAGGCCCCTCCTGCCGGGCTGGGAGTCGACCGCGCTGGGCGTTGCCCGCGCGCTCGGCGTGGGCGCCCCGCGGCCCTGA
- a CDS encoding 6-pyruvoyl trahydropterin synthase family protein gives MFSLTVRDHVMIAHSLPRPAFGPAQGLHGATFVVELTLRAEALDANSTVMDIGEATEVLAAILDGLRYRNLDEHPDFSGRLTTTEVLAQHVAVSAAEHLGRFDHLTAVEATLRENPDAWASCALELRPAGDGRRG, from the coding sequence ATGTTCAGCCTGACCGTCCGCGACCACGTCATGATCGCCCACAGCCTCCCGCGCCCCGCGTTCGGCCCGGCCCAGGGGCTCCACGGCGCCACTTTCGTCGTCGAGCTGACCCTGCGCGCGGAGGCCCTGGATGCCAACTCGACCGTGATGGACATTGGGGAGGCCACAGAAGTCCTCGCCGCGATCCTTGACGGCCTCCGGTACAGGAACCTCGACGAGCACCCGGACTTCTCCGGGCGCCTCACCACCACCGAGGTGCTCGCCCAGCACGTCGCCGTCTCGGCGGCAGAGCACCTCGGGCGCTTCGACCACCTCACCGCCGTCGAGGCCACCCTGCGCGAGAACCCGGACGCATGGGCCTCCTGTGCCCTCGAGCTGCGCCCGGCCGGGGACGGACGTCGCGGCTGA
- a CDS encoding HAD family hydrolase, translated as MSPLRGILFDVDGTLVDSTYFHTLTWWYAFRRFGHDVRMNEIHRRVGMGGQKIVEHLLGAERDTAQDSEILDTHAAVFSTFWPHLRPFDGARDLLARYEDAGLSVVLASSAREQDLSVLRSVIDADAFVDAATSSADAEEPKPAPDILVVALKATGLEASEALFVGDAVWDVPHR; from the coding sequence GTGTCACCATTGCGCGGAATCCTTTTCGACGTGGATGGGACGCTCGTCGACTCCACGTACTTCCATACCCTCACGTGGTGGTACGCGTTCCGCCGCTTCGGGCACGACGTGCGGATGAACGAGATCCACCGGCGTGTCGGAATGGGTGGGCAGAAGATCGTCGAGCACCTGCTAGGTGCGGAGCGGGACACGGCCCAGGACAGTGAGATCCTCGACACCCACGCCGCGGTGTTCTCGACGTTCTGGCCGCACCTGCGGCCGTTCGACGGCGCGCGCGACCTCCTCGCGCGGTACGAGGACGCGGGCCTCAGCGTGGTCCTGGCCTCTTCGGCACGGGAACAGGACCTGAGCGTGCTGCGCTCGGTCATCGATGCCGACGCGTTCGTGGACGCCGCCACGAGCTCCGCGGACGCGGAGGAGCCCAAGCCCGCACCGGACATCCTCGTGGTGGCGCTCAAGGCCACGGGCCTGGAAGCCTCGGAGGCCTTGTTCGTCGGCGACGCCGTGTGGGACGTGCCTCATCGGTAG
- a CDS encoding zinc-dependent alcohol dehydrogenase, whose protein sequence is MAQPSDSADLTATSYWTVGPGRGELRRESLPPLGDGEALVRTLYSCLSTGTENLVHACRVPERVADIMQAPHQEGRFPAPVKYGYLSVGTVEAGPAELVGRTVFCLYPHQDLYVVPAAHVALVPDAVPPRRALLAGAVETAVNALWEAGPRIGDRIAVVGLGLIGASVAALLRRFPLGRLEAVDSDPGRAAVVAALGIDVALPEDASEDCDIVVHASGNAAGLARSLEMVGDDGDVVELSWYGDGSVEVPLGADFHARRLSLRASQVGAVALPRRHRRTTQERLALALKLLGDEAFDAFLGEETDFADLPATMDRLLDPGHGSAGLCHVIRYPGAP, encoded by the coding sequence ATGGCGCAGCCGAGCGACTCCGCGGATCTGACCGCCACGTCATACTGGACCGTCGGGCCGGGCCGCGGGGAACTCCGCCGCGAGTCGCTCCCGCCTCTGGGCGATGGCGAGGCTCTCGTGCGCACGCTCTACTCGTGCCTCAGTACTGGAACCGAGAACCTCGTGCACGCGTGCCGGGTCCCCGAGCGAGTTGCGGACATCATGCAGGCGCCCCATCAGGAGGGCCGTTTCCCGGCCCCGGTGAAGTACGGGTACCTCTCCGTCGGGACCGTCGAGGCTGGACCGGCCGAGCTTGTGGGCCGCACCGTCTTCTGCCTCTATCCACACCAGGACCTGTACGTCGTGCCGGCCGCGCACGTCGCTCTCGTGCCCGACGCCGTCCCGCCCCGCCGGGCCCTCCTCGCCGGTGCCGTGGAAACGGCGGTCAACGCGCTGTGGGAGGCCGGCCCGCGCATCGGCGACCGGATCGCGGTGGTGGGCCTCGGGCTCATCGGCGCCTCCGTCGCCGCCCTCCTGCGCCGCTTTCCCCTGGGCCGGCTCGAGGCCGTGGACAGCGATCCCGGCAGGGCCGCCGTCGTGGCTGCGCTCGGCATCGACGTCGCGCTTCCCGAGGACGCGTCCGAGGACTGCGACATCGTGGTGCACGCCTCGGGGAACGCCGCGGGCCTCGCCAGATCCCTCGAGATGGTGGGAGACGACGGCGACGTGGTCGAGCTGTCCTGGTACGGCGACGGCAGCGTCGAGGTGCCGCTCGGCGCCGACTTCCACGCGAGGCGCCTGTCGCTCCGCGCGAGCCAAGTGGGCGCCGTCGCCCTCCCGCGGAGGCACCGCCGCACCACCCAGGAGCGACTCGCCCTCGCCCTGAAGCTCCTGGGAGACGAGGCCTTCGACGCCTTCCTCGGCGAGGAGACCGACTTCGCCGATCTGCCCGCGACGATGGACAGGCTCTTGGATCCTGGCCACGGCAGTGCGGGCCTGTGCCACGTGATCCGCTACCCGGGCGCACCGTAA
- a CDS encoding cell division protein CrgA → MPESTGKPQQKAAQRKSAPKDAAREAARRAAKKAKRQRRAARAQGPTPEWYKYVMFGLMVVGLLWIITFYVTQGLFPFPQLGNWNIMIGFAIAITGFLMTLGWRGK, encoded by the coding sequence GTGCCGGAGTCGACGGGCAAGCCCCAGCAGAAGGCCGCCCAGCGGAAGTCAGCGCCCAAGGATGCCGCGCGGGAGGCCGCGCGCCGCGCCGCCAAGAAGGCCAAGCGCCAGCGCCGCGCAGCCCGTGCTCAGGGGCCCACGCCGGAGTGGTACAAGTACGTCATGTTCGGGCTCATGGTGGTGGGCCTGCTCTGGATCATCACGTTCTACGTGACCCAGGGCCTGTTCCCCTTCCCGCAGCTGGGGAATTGGAACATCATGATCGGGTTCGCGATCGCGATCACCGGGTTCCTCATGACCCTGGGCTGGCGCGGCAAGTAG
- the sigK gene encoding ECF RNA polymerase sigma factor SigK, giving the protein MPDYDGGATPAPDLDELMDRIASGDQEAFGHLYDVLAPLVHGLVLRVLRDPAQSEEVTQEVFLEVWQQAKRFDADRGRARAWITVMAHRRAVDRVRAAQASTDRDLREGIKDYQESYNDVEHRVEVALESERVNKALESLTEVQKQAIRLAYYGGYTYGEVATALGLPLGTVKTRIRDGMIRLRDVLGVSHG; this is encoded by the coding sequence ATGCCCGACTACGACGGCGGGGCGACCCCTGCCCCGGACCTCGACGAGCTCATGGACCGCATTGCGAGCGGTGACCAGGAGGCGTTCGGGCATCTCTACGACGTGCTCGCGCCGCTGGTTCATGGCCTCGTCCTGCGGGTGCTCCGGGATCCGGCCCAGTCCGAGGAGGTCACCCAGGAGGTGTTCCTCGAGGTGTGGCAGCAGGCCAAGAGGTTCGACGCGGACCGGGGCCGCGCACGGGCTTGGATCACCGTCATGGCGCACCGCCGGGCGGTGGACAGAGTCCGCGCAGCCCAGGCCTCTACGGACCGCGACCTCCGCGAGGGGATCAAGGACTACCAGGAGAGCTACAACGACGTTGAGCACCGCGTCGAGGTTGCCCTCGAGAGCGAGCGGGTCAACAAGGCCCTCGAGTCCCTCACCGAGGTTCAGAAGCAGGCCATCCGCCTTGCCTACTACGGCGGCTACACCTACGGGGAAGTCGCCACCGCCCTGGGGCTTCCCCTGGGCACTGTGAAGACCAGAATCCGCGACGGGATGATCCGCCTCAGAGACGTGTTGGGAGTGAGCCATGGATGA
- a CDS encoding cytochrome c biogenesis protein CcdA: MDVILIGLLGGLITGISPCILPVLPVIFFSGGLDSARRAAPSSAPVSVAARGDLGAARGDLERTRGDLGATRGDLGATRGDLGAQAAQPARAASRWRPYQVIAGLVLSFSAVTLLGSLLLSTLGLPQDVLRWTGIAVLAAVGLGLMVPRVEEWLEKPFSWIPQKQVDARRGGFGLGLALGAVFVPCAGPVLAAITVSGATGRIGPETVGLTLAFAIGVSVPLLFFALAGRGLAERLKSFRRRQRGIRITAGALMIALAAGLALDLPAAVQRLIPDYTASFQDQLRPAAGTPLDLGGAPTDENRGLANCTQGSAELQDCGPAPAIRGETAWIGSDPLTLAGLHGKVVLIDFWAYSCINCQRSLPHIVQLNDAYKAAGLEVIGVHTPEYAFEREQRNVEAGVKEHGIDYPVAMDNAYSTWSAYRNRFWPAQYLIDSDGNVRHIQQGEGGYQNTENLVRQLLSAAHPGVALPAPVEGKDTAPAAGSTTPETFLGIAKQVNYSGAGQYRSGPGTFSFPASQPADSFALSGAWTLDSQKITAGSANDGGASPGAAASPAVRLNFHARQVQAVASGTGTLTLKGPDGERTVEVGGTPRSYVLYDSQAQREGTIEVTASAGVELYSFTFG; this comes from the coding sequence ATGGACGTCATACTCATCGGGCTGCTGGGCGGTCTCATCACGGGCATCTCGCCCTGCATCCTGCCGGTTCTACCGGTGATCTTCTTCTCGGGCGGGCTCGACAGCGCGCGCCGAGCGGCGCCGTCGTCCGCCCCGGTTTCGGTGGCCGCACGGGGTGACCTCGGCGCCGCACGGGGTGACCTCGAGCGCACGCGGGGTGACCTCGGCGCCACACGCGGTGACCTCGGCGCCACACGCGGTGACCTCGGCGCACAGGCGGCACAGCCGGCGCGGGCGGCGTCGCGGTGGCGGCCCTACCAGGTGATCGCGGGGCTCGTGCTGAGCTTCAGCGCGGTCACGCTCCTCGGCTCGCTGCTGCTCTCGACCCTCGGGCTCCCCCAGGACGTGCTGCGCTGGACCGGCATCGCGGTGCTCGCGGCGGTGGGGCTCGGGCTCATGGTGCCCCGTGTCGAAGAATGGCTCGAGAAGCCGTTCTCCTGGATCCCGCAGAAACAGGTCGATGCGCGCCGCGGCGGCTTCGGCTTAGGCCTCGCCCTGGGTGCCGTGTTCGTGCCGTGCGCCGGGCCGGTCCTCGCGGCGATCACGGTCTCGGGCGCTACGGGCCGGATCGGGCCGGAGACGGTCGGGCTCACGCTCGCCTTCGCGATCGGCGTCTCGGTGCCGCTCCTCTTCTTCGCACTGGCCGGCCGCGGGCTTGCCGAGCGGCTCAAGTCGTTCCGGCGCCGCCAGCGAGGCATCCGCATCACGGCCGGCGCGCTCATGATCGCCCTCGCGGCGGGCCTCGCCCTCGACCTCCCCGCCGCCGTCCAGCGGCTCATCCCCGACTACACCGCGTCCTTCCAGGACCAGCTCCGTCCCGCAGCAGGCACGCCCCTGGACCTCGGCGGGGCGCCCACCGATGAGAACCGCGGCCTCGCGAACTGCACCCAGGGCTCCGCGGAGCTGCAGGACTGCGGGCCAGCGCCCGCGATCCGCGGGGAGACGGCGTGGATCGGCTCCGACCCGCTGACCCTCGCCGGGCTGCACGGCAAGGTGGTGCTGATCGACTTCTGGGCCTATTCGTGCATCAACTGCCAGCGCTCGCTCCCCCACATCGTCCAGCTCAACGACGCTTACAAAGCAGCAGGGCTCGAGGTGATCGGCGTCCACACCCCGGAGTACGCGTTCGAGCGGGAGCAGCGCAACGTCGAGGCCGGCGTGAAGGAGCACGGCATCGACTACCCCGTAGCCATGGACAACGCGTACTCGACCTGGTCCGCCTACCGGAACCGTTTCTGGCCGGCCCAATACCTCATCGACTCCGACGGCAACGTCCGCCACATCCAGCAGGGCGAAGGCGGCTACCAGAACACCGAGAACCTCGTGCGGCAGTTGCTGTCCGCCGCGCATCCGGGCGTGGCCCTGCCTGCTCCGGTCGAGGGCAAGGACACCGCGCCGGCGGCCGGCAGCACCACCCCGGAGACGTTCCTGGGCATTGCGAAGCAGGTGAACTACTCGGGCGCGGGCCAGTACCGCTCCGGGCCGGGCACGTTCTCCTTCCCTGCCAGCCAGCCCGCGGACTCGTTTGCCCTCTCCGGCGCGTGGACCCTCGACTCACAGAAGATCACCGCTGGTTCCGCGAACGACGGCGGCGCCTCGCCCGGCGCTGCGGCCTCGCCGGCCGTGCGGCTGAATTTCCATGCGCGGCAGGTCCAGGCGGTGGCCAGCGGGACGGGGACGCTCACGCTGAAGGGTCCGGACGGCGAACGGACCGTCGAGGTCGGCGGCACACCTCGCTCCTACGTCCTCTACGACAGCCAGGCCCAGCGCGAGGGGACCATCGAGGTCACGGCGAGTGCCGGCGTCGAGCTCTACTCCTTCACGTTCGGGTAA
- a CDS encoding DUF72 domain-containing protein, translating into MGWHIGTSGWSYDHWADALYPPGTRPGDRLGIYTSRFSTVELNASFYRWPRTTAFASWRRRLPEGFLMSVKAPRGLTHAKRLYAPEAWSERIAESWHELGPRRGVLLVQLSPNHARDDARLDWFLGALPQWIQVAVELRHPTWHDAAVFDILRRHGAAYCIMSGANLPCILEATAQTVYVRLHGPDHDNLYGGSYSDADLGWWAERIREWDRSGHEVYAYFNNDGEGNAVRNALTLRGMLG; encoded by the coding sequence ATGGGGTGGCACATTGGAACGTCGGGCTGGAGCTACGACCACTGGGCGGATGCCCTGTACCCGCCGGGAACGCGTCCGGGGGACCGCCTCGGGATCTACACGAGCCGCTTCTCCACGGTGGAGCTCAACGCGAGCTTCTACCGGTGGCCGCGCACGACGGCGTTCGCGAGCTGGCGTCGTCGGCTCCCCGAGGGCTTCCTCATGTCGGTCAAGGCCCCCCGCGGGCTCACCCACGCCAAGCGGCTCTACGCCCCGGAGGCCTGGTCGGAGCGCATTGCGGAGTCGTGGCACGAGCTCGGTCCGCGCCGCGGCGTGCTCCTCGTCCAGCTCTCGCCGAACCACGCCCGCGACGACGCCCGCCTCGACTGGTTCCTCGGCGCCCTGCCGCAATGGATCCAGGTTGCCGTCGAGCTCCGCCACCCGACCTGGCACGACGCGGCGGTCTTCGACATCCTCCGGCGCCACGGCGCGGCCTACTGCATCATGAGCGGCGCCAACCTCCCGTGCATCCTGGAGGCGACCGCCCAGACCGTCTACGTCCGCCTGCACGGGCCAGACCACGACAACCTGTACGGCGGCTCCTACTCGGACGCGGACCTCGGCTGGTGGGCCGAGCGCATCCGCGAATGGGATCGGTCCGGCCACGAGGTCTACGCCTACTTCAACAATGACGGCGAAGGCAACGCCGTGCGCAACGCCCTCACGCTGCGTGGGATGTTGGGCTGA
- a CDS encoding HAD family hydrolase has protein sequence MTRLRGVLFDVDGTLVDSTYFHTLAWWYGFRRLGHDVRMNEIHRLVGMGGQKIVERLLGPGRDSSQDTQILDTHGAVFSTFWPHLRPFDGARGLLERCKAQGLTVVLASSARQQDLEVLRSVIGADGLIDAATSSADAEESKPAPDILIAALEAGGLEASEVLFVGDAVWDVQAAAALDIPTVGLASGGYSEAELRDAGAVEVFPAPRELLEGFEESVIGRRLSD, from the coding sequence ATGACGCGGCTTCGGGGAGTCCTGTTCGACGTGGACGGCACGCTCGTCGATTCGACCTACTTCCACACGCTCGCGTGGTGGTATGGCTTCCGCCGCTTGGGGCACGACGTGCGGATGAACGAGATCCACAGGCTGGTCGGGATGGGCGGGCAGAAGATTGTCGAACGTCTCCTTGGCCCCGGCCGGGACTCGTCCCAGGACACCCAGATCCTGGACACGCACGGTGCAGTGTTCTCAACGTTCTGGCCGCATCTGCGCCCGTTCGACGGCGCACGGGGACTCCTCGAGCGCTGCAAGGCACAGGGGCTCACGGTGGTGCTGGCGTCCTCGGCCCGGCAGCAGGACCTCGAGGTGCTGCGCTCGGTGATCGGCGCCGACGGTCTCATCGATGCTGCGACCAGCTCCGCGGACGCGGAGGAGTCCAAGCCGGCGCCGGACATCCTCATCGCGGCGCTGGAGGCCGGCGGACTCGAGGCGTCCGAGGTGCTGTTCGTGGGCGACGCGGTGTGGGACGTCCAGGCCGCTGCCGCACTGGACATTCCGACTGTGGGGCTGGCGTCCGGCGGCTACAGTGAGGCGGAGCTCCGGGATGCCGGGGCCGTCGAGGTCTTTCCCGCGCCGCGGGAGCTCCTGGAGGGGTTCGAGGAGAGCGTGATCGGGCGGCGACTCTCCGACTGA
- a CDS encoding phosphoribosylanthranilate isomerase, with protein sequence MLWVKICGLSTPEAVETAVEAGADAVGFVLAPGSPRTVDAAQAASLVRAARDAARRAERSIETVAVVQNQTLDDVARLAREAGVDTVQLHGDEPDAVAEALRAAGFRVIRALSAGDYTRRTAEGWSSPDRLLIDAAVPGSGARFSDDELGTAPEGFWALAGGLSPENVASAVQALEPTGVDVSSGVESSRGVKDLGLIKAFIAAARTVL encoded by the coding sequence ATGCTCTGGGTGAAGATCTGCGGGCTGTCCACCCCCGAGGCCGTTGAGACGGCCGTCGAGGCCGGAGCCGACGCGGTGGGATTCGTGCTGGCGCCGGGGAGCCCCCGGACGGTCGACGCCGCTCAGGCGGCTTCGCTGGTCCGGGCCGCCCGGGACGCGGCGCGCCGGGCGGAGCGGTCCATTGAGACCGTTGCGGTGGTGCAGAATCAGACGCTCGACGACGTTGCGCGGCTCGCGCGCGAGGCCGGCGTCGACACGGTGCAGCTCCACGGCGACGAGCCCGATGCGGTGGCGGAGGCGCTCCGCGCGGCCGGGTTCCGCGTGATCAGGGCCCTCTCAGCGGGCGACTACACGCGTCGGACCGCCGAGGGATGGTCGTCACCGGACCGGCTCCTGATCGATGCCGCGGTGCCCGGGTCCGGTGCCCGGTTCTCCGACGACGAGCTCGGGACTGCGCCCGAGGGCTTCTGGGCCCTGGCCGGGGGCCTCTCGCCCGAGAATGTGGCCTCTGCGGTCCAGGCGCTGGAGCCCACGGGCGTGGATGTCTCGAGCGGCGTCGAGTCCTCGCGCGGCGTCAAGGATCTGGGGCTCATCAAGGCCTTCATCGCGGCGGCCCGAACCGTCCTCTAG